Proteins encoded together in one Shewanella oneidensis MR-1 window:
- a CDS encoding TlpA family protein disulfide reductase: MQRLILLLLLCCALPLSAAQLTRDYQFQALRSQTLTDLSHLEGQSTALMFFEPECPWCIKQANVLKQLHKSCNQAIQPVALGVNGDNLALKRALFRLNFPFEAYRVPPALLKEMGGIPATPILLLLNPKGELIKGYRGFTDEQELRNQLCHSS; this comes from the coding sequence ATGCAACGCCTCATTCTTCTACTGCTGTTGTGCTGCGCCCTGCCGTTATCGGCGGCGCAGCTCACCCGCGATTATCAGTTTCAAGCACTGAGAAGCCAAACGCTCACAGATCTGTCGCATCTAGAAGGACAATCCACAGCGTTGATGTTCTTTGAACCTGAATGTCCTTGGTGTATTAAGCAGGCAAACGTACTCAAGCAACTGCATAAAAGCTGCAATCAAGCGATTCAGCCCGTGGCGCTGGGGGTCAATGGGGATAATTTGGCCTTAAAACGCGCCCTGTTTAGGCTTAATTTTCCCTTTGAGGCCTACCGCGTTCCGCCTGCTTTACTAAAGGAGATGGGTGGCATTCCCGCGACGCCAATCTTACTGCTGTTAAATCCCAAAGGAGAATTAATCAAGGGATATCGAGGCTTTACCGATGAGCAAGAACTTAGAAATCAACTCTGTCACTCGAGCTAA
- the pdgB gene encoding diguanylate cyclase PdgB — protein sequence MINIAQMALVLHSLPDPAFVITQSGRYVAVFGGKDDRYYHDGSGLVGLYISDVLSENKAAYFLSIIEKALNSRNLLIEEYELSNKDVKGLPDQGPTEPIWFEGRIQALDFLVDNEPVVLWVASNISKRHDLEVQLRQLSDTDQLTGLYNRHRLERDLNYLFDTYCRHHIPASILMLDLDHLKLINDQLGHHAGDNIIMTVANTCKQQFRKTDSAYRFGGDEFVIALPGVEYTQAIVFAEFLCDCCFKELQKHAVKGLYATVSIGVATIQANDKSYEDTLKRADAALYQAKRDGKNRVIANTA from the coding sequence ATGATCAATATTGCACAAATGGCGTTAGTACTTCACTCCTTGCCGGATCCTGCTTTTGTGATCACCCAAAGTGGACGCTATGTTGCCGTTTTTGGCGGTAAAGATGATCGTTATTACCACGATGGCAGCGGATTAGTCGGCCTATACATTAGCGATGTATTAAGTGAAAATAAGGCAGCCTACTTCCTTAGCATTATTGAAAAAGCATTAAATAGCCGTAATTTACTGATCGAAGAATATGAACTCAGTAATAAGGATGTTAAAGGCTTACCCGATCAAGGTCCCACCGAACCTATTTGGTTTGAGGGGCGTATTCAGGCATTGGATTTTCTTGTCGATAACGAACCCGTAGTACTTTGGGTTGCCAGTAATATCTCCAAAAGACATGACCTTGAGGTGCAACTGCGACAATTAAGCGATACCGATCAGCTTACCGGACTGTATAATCGCCACAGACTTGAACGCGACTTAAACTACCTCTTCGATACCTATTGCCGTCACCATATTCCGGCTTCCATATTAATGCTGGATCTGGATCATCTAAAATTGATCAACGATCAGCTTGGCCACCATGCGGGTGACAATATCATCATGACGGTCGCCAACACCTGCAAACAACAATTTAGAAAAACCGACAGCGCCTATCGTTTTGGTGGCGATGAATTTGTGATTGCCTTGCCCGGTGTTGAATATACTCAAGCCATTGTGTTTGCAGAATTTCTCTGTGATTGTTGCTTCAAAGAATTACAAAAACATGCCGTAAAAGGACTCTATGCCACCGTCAGCATTGGTGTCGCCACCATTCAGGCAAACGATAAATCCTACGAAGACACCTTAAAACGCGCCGATGCCGCGCTATATCAAGCCAAGCGGGATGGTAAGAATCGCGTAATAGCCAATACGGCGTAA